In the genome of Dyadobacter fermentans DSM 18053, the window GGCAGCAGGCGGGGCTGCTGATCGGCGGCTTTTTGTGGGGGATTTTGGGTGATAAACTCGGCCGGCGGTCGGTGCTTTTTGGCTCTATTCTCACCTACTCGCTTGCCAATATCGCCTGCGGATTTACACAAAACGTCGAAATCTACGCCCTTCTGCGGTTTATCGCCGGTTTCGGATTGGCGGGTGAGCTTGGTGCCGGCATTACGTTGATTGCCGAGATCCTTCCGAAAGAACTGCGTGGTTATGGTGCGTCGGTGGTGGCGAGCGTGGGCCTTGCCGGGGCGATCGCGGCATTTTTCGCCGTCAAACTGACCGACTGGCGCATGGCTTATTTCATCGGCGGCGGAATGGGGCTGATCCTGCTTGTGCTCCGCGTGAATGTGCTGGAATCCGTCGTGTTCAACAAAAGCCTCGAAAAGCGCGGCTCGAAACCCGTTCCGTGGTGGACGATATTCACGAGCTGGTCGCGATTTGTGCGTTACATGCGCTGCATGGGCATCGGGCTGCCTACGTATATGGTTATCGGTATTTACTCCACATTCGGGAATGAATTCGCGAAGGCGCTGGGCATTGCGGAGGAAGTTCAGGCGGGCACGTGCGTGCTGTACACGTACATAGGTGTGGTCACGGGCGACTTTTTCAGCGGGATACTCAGCCAATGGCTTCGTTCGCGCCGGAAGGCGATACTATGGATGATGCTGATGACCCTTGCCGGTGTGGCCTGGCTGCTTTCGGGAGGCATTCACACGGCTACCGCGCTCTACATTTGCTACATGTGGCTCGGGTTTTCGATTGGCTACATCGCCATGTTCCTCACCACAACGGCCGAGCAATTCGGCACCAACCTGCGCGCAACAGTCACGACTTCCGTTGCCAACAATGTACGCGCCACGGTGCTGCTTACATTGCCCCTGTTCCAGTTCCTGAAAAAGGACTCCGGCGTGCTGCATTCGGGCGCGATCGTGGGCGCGTTGTGCTTTTCGCTTGCATTGCTTTCGCTCTGGCGGATGGAGGAAACTTATGGCAAAGAGCTGGATTATGAAGAAAAATGAGCCATTCGGTAAGTCTTATCAGCAATTTGTCTGGGCAAATCGCCCGATTATCCCTCGGGCGTTTTGCCGAAAATTAGCTTGTCCGGTGTCGGGTATTCCAGCAATTTGGTAAAATCTACCTTCCAGAAATCAAGGTCGAGCAAATGGCCCTCGGTATCCTGAGTTAATGTGATCACTACCGGTGTGTCGTCGATATCCACATATTCGGCCTGAATGAGGTCGCCGGCGTAGCCATTTACATTGCCTCCCAAACTGATACTGCCCATTTTTCCGCCCTCATATTCGTCTACCATTTCATTCACCGGGTAGTCGATCGGGTCGAGTTCCAGTTTTTCGAGCAGGAAATGGATGAGGTCAAGTTCCTCGCCGCGGATCGGTCTGATATTACTCATTGTATTGATTTAAACTAAAATGAAAGGGCTCATGCCGCCGTTTTGCCTCGCCATTGCTCAGCTTTTTTGGCGACAAACCAGAAGGATAACGCCAGCAATGCAAAGAAAATCCCCGCATTGGTACGATCCCAGAAATATTCAAAATAGCGGGTATAAATGTTCAGCAGGAAGAAAATCAGGCACAGGTCCCGCAAAGTTTCCTGTTTGTATTGAAATGCATAATAGAGCATTGCCGCGAGTACAAGCGTAAAGCTGAGCGCCCAGAACCAGAAATGGCTTTGTTTCAATACCTTCCAGCCTTCATAATCGGCATAATTCCCAAAAATAGAAAGCGTCCAGCCAGCCACCAGAAAAAGCAGTAACCCAACAGTGTAGGTTGCCTCTTTCAAAAACGCCAGCGACCGCACCTGCCCGACCAACCACGACGAGCCCCAGATCGCCATTCCGAACACCGTCATACGCAGCGGGTAATTCATACCGAGAAACCGGAAGCTTCCACTTGACCAATAATGCGTTTGCGCGCCCCACCAGCCTGCGAGGGCAATAATGGCGCTTACCCAAAGCAGCGTCGACCGCAGGAAAACGGCAATGCCGGCATAGGCCAGCGAGGCGAGCAGCAACGGAATCGCGTAGTTTCCGGTGCCGTCCAGCAGCCCGCGCGTCCAATACGTAATCGCGATCGCGACGGTGAGGATAATGGCGATATTATACACTTCGTTGCTCGCTTTCACCTTCGAGCGATTGATGCGCCGTTTAGCCAGATACACCAGCAGGCCTGCCAGGAAAGTGAACAAAATGCCGACGATATTCTCCGAAAAGCCCCAGCGTTTGCGCAGCAATTCAATCCATTTTTCATCCAGTACCAATGCCCCAAAAGCAAGCAAGCCGCACGAAACCGCAGAAATCAATGCATAAATGGCGATTGCATCCACGTTCGCATTCCTGATGCTGTAACTCCCGCGAAGTTCCGCGGCCAGCTCCTTCGAAATGCGCGCCTCCTCCTCCCAAGACTGAATAGCCCGGTTAACGACCTCCGCTTCTTTTTTGTCGAGTTCCATTCAATTTTTTCGTGTTGATGAATTAAAATCGTGCCTGGGCGGATCAGTTGAACGCTTCTATTTTATCATCGAAGATCACTACCAGTTTGTAGTTTTCGCTCAATTCAATCGCTTCGTTCCATATTCCGGCAACGAGTGAATGGAATGCTTTCATCGTGATGTTACCGACGCGAAAATGTATCACGCGCGGCGGAGGGAGGGAAACCAGCATTCTATTGGAAAAATCTGAGTCTTTGGTAACGATCGTCATCGCACCACGCTGTGCATACGACCAGATATCCGAATCCTTCGCAGTACGTTCAATATCCAATTGATGAATATATTCCGGATTATTCCAAAATGAGAAGTAGTAAGGTAAATTGACGTCGATCAGATATTTAGGCGACATGCTTTATGTCTTTGATGAAATAATTTCGGTTCATCATCTCAATAGTAAATTCAAAGCATGCGTCTATATCCTCATTTTCAAGCGCAGGATATTGGTACAGCAATTCGTCACGTGTAGTTCCTGCAAAAAGAAACTCTAGTACAGTTTGAACCGTGATTCGCATTCCTCTTATAATCGGTTTGCCATTGCAAATGTCGGGATCAATGGCTATTCGCTCAGTGATGTAAGTCGTCATAATCAACTTTTTTCAAATATACCCAAATCATCAGGATAACAATACAGAAGGTACAATTGTCCATTTGCTGAAAAAATAAACCCCGGAATCGTGAAATCCCGGGGTTTAGCAATGCGATTCAAAACTGTCACTTTTTCAATGTTGAGAGGAACTCCACCACATCGCGGATTTCTCTTTTCGACATGATATGTCCCATCGGAGGCATGCTCGATGGCACGTTCTCACGCTTCGCAATGCGGGAAACGGCGATTTTTAGCGGTTCGGCTTCCGAGGTCTTCAGCACCAGCTCGTGCTCGTTTTCCTGCGCCAGAATGCCGGCAGCGGACGTACCGTCCTTCAATGTCAGCATCACCATTCCGAAGCCCGGTGAAAGGCGTGCGCTTGGTTCGATGAGCGCTTGAAGGAGTTGCTCGCGCGAGAGGACGTTACCGATGTTCGAAAGGTTAGGTCCTACTTCGCCGCCCTGTCCGCCGATCGAGTGGCAACGCACGCATTCCGCGGCGGAGCTCGTCAGGAAGTAGCGACGGCCGGCCTGCGCGTTTCCGCCGAACAATGCATCCTGGTAATCGGCGGCGGTGTTGCCCTGCTTGCGAAGCGGTGCAATTTTGGCGATCAATGTACTGGATTTCGTTGAATCGACAGCCTCGCCGAGGTCGAGCAGCAGGTTTTGAGGCAGTTTGTTATCCGCCATTTTACCGATCAGGCCGTTGAAAATCGGTTCGGTTTTGTCTACGGGCAGGCTACCGAGCACTTTCAGTATCTGCTGCTGCTCGCGCACGCTGCCTTTTTCGAAGATGGTGTTCGAAATGTCAGCCAATGCTTCTTTCGACATATTCACACTTCCTACCATGCCCAATGCGGCTGTGCGCACATCGGCGTCGGAGTCGCTCATTCCTTTTTTCATCACGGTTTCCATATCCGTGTATTTCAGTTCGTTCAATGCGGTGAGCATTGCTGCGCGTACTTTTGGATCGGAGCTGTCGTTCAGGATTTTGGCCAGTGTGGCGTTGTTGTCGCTTACGCCGAGGTTAGTCAGCATTTGCGCGGCGGCGATCCGGATAGCCGGTTCGTTTTCCTGCAAAATGTCTGCGACCATCGGTTTGATCTTCGCTTTCACACCTGCCGGGTCACGTTCGATCGGGCCGCGGTAGCGTCCGTCGACGCGGTCCATGAGCGATGGACTAGCCCAGGTTCCGAGCGTTGCCAGTGCTTCCGCACGCATTTCCTGATCCACGTCTTTTCTTTTCGCAAATGCAATAAGGTCGTTCAGTTGCGTTTCACCACCCACGCGCAATGCGGCATTGATAGCGCGGCGCAGCAATGGTTCGGACTTGAAGCCTTTTTCATTTAAAACTCCCGCCAATGCAGGCAATGCAGCTGGAATAGACAGGTCGTCGTTGATACCGCGGGCGGCTTCCGTTACGATGTATTCGTCCTTGTCTTTCAGGAATGCGCTGATCTGCTCGTTTTTCATGCGGCGCAGCACGAGTACGCCGGCAATCCGCAATGATTTTTCTGGGCTGCTAGCCAATGCCGCCATCGGTGCCGCATCGCCTATGCGCGAGAGCGCCAGTACGCCTGCGTGACGGATGTACACATCCTCATCATTGTTTGTTTTGATCATCTCGATCAATGGCTGCACGGCATTCTTGTCTTTTACGCGGCCGAGTGCCTGCGCAGCGAAGAATTGCACACGCGGATTTTTGCTTTTCAGCATTGGGATCAGCATCGGCGCGGCCTCGGCAATTTTAGCGTCGCCCAGCACCTTAGCCGCCTGCACGGTAATTTCTTCGTCGGAATCCTTCAACAACGTCATGAGCACATTGGCATACGACTTATCCTGCCGCGCCAGTTGTCCCATTCCCCAAATCCCGTGAATGCGGCCGAACTGATTGTTTTTTTGCTCAATGGCTTTGGTCAATACCGCTGCGCCCTTTGCGCCTCTGGAAGCGAGTTCGAACTGTGCTTTCTGGCGGATACGCATGTCTTCGTACGAAAGCAATGGCAGCAATGCATCGTCGGATTGTTTGGGATAATCC includes:
- a CDS encoding PVC-type heme-binding CxxCH protein, which translates into the protein MISKKHLKTPLTLMAATTVAVVSCMKMAPMSSGPVVKTNSTKVVVKEDPATGKARAREIREKTVVKLADGLKLDLWASDSLAPDPVAIAMDDAGRVYLNRTNRQKNSEFDIRGHRNWITESIALQTVEDRRKFLHKTFAPEKSKENNWVKDLNGDGSHDWKDLAVEKDEVWRIEDTDNDGIADVSMRILDDFFDEVSDVAGGLLVRAKDVFVTIAPDVWRLRDTNGDGVLDEKTSISHGYGVHIGFSGHGMSNPIEGPDGKIYWNIGDIGANITTAEGVKHEHPNSGIIARSNPDGSDFEIFAHGLRNTHEFVFDEYGNLISSDNDGDHPGESERLVHIVEGSDAGWRSNWQYGKYTDPKNNSYKVWMDEKLFKPRWDGQAAYIIPPIQNYHNGPTGMQYNPGTALGKEWKNKFFLVEFVGNPARSPIWSFGLKPKGASFVLDGEKNILTGILPTGIRFGPDGALYVADWINGWDTKNYGRVWKLDVTDEKNDLKAVRTETKRLMQLDYPKQSDDALLPLLSYEDMRIRQKAQFELASRGAKGAAVLTKAIEQKNNQFGRIHGIWGMGQLARQDKSYANVLMTLLKDSDEEITVQAAKVLGDAKIAEAAPMLIPMLKSKNPRVQFFAAQALGRVKDKNAVQPLIEMIKTNNDEDVYIRHAGVLALSRIGDAAPMAALASSPEKSLRIAGVLVLRRMKNEQISAFLKDKDEYIVTEAARGINDDLSIPAALPALAGVLNEKGFKSEPLLRRAINAALRVGGETQLNDLIAFAKRKDVDQEMRAEALATLGTWASPSLMDRVDGRYRGPIERDPAGVKAKIKPMVADILQENEPAIRIAAAQMLTNLGVSDNNATLAKILNDSSDPKVRAAMLTALNELKYTDMETVMKKGMSDSDADVRTAALGMVGSVNMSKEALADISNTIFEKGSVREQQQILKVLGSLPVDKTEPIFNGLIGKMADNKLPQNLLLDLGEAVDSTKSSTLIAKIAPLRKQGNTAADYQDALFGGNAQAGRRYFLTSSAAECVRCHSIGGQGGEVGPNLSNIGNVLSREQLLQALIEPSARLSPGFGMVMLTLKDGTSAAGILAQENEHELVLKTSEAEPLKIAVSRIAKRENVPSSMPPMGHIMSKREIRDVVEFLSTLKK
- a CDS encoding MFS transporter, whose product is MTAVTPVQPKLSAVFTLPVIVASLGYFVDVYDLLLFNIVRVPSLKDLGLSEEEISQIGANIYNWQQAGLLIGGFLWGILGDKLGRRSVLFGSILTYSLANIACGFTQNVEIYALLRFIAGFGLAGELGAGITLIAEILPKELRGYGASVVASVGLAGAIAAFFAVKLTDWRMAYFIGGGMGLILLVLRVNVLESVVFNKSLEKRGSKPVPWWTIFTSWSRFVRYMRCMGIGLPTYMVIGIYSTFGNEFAKALGIAEEVQAGTCVLYTYIGVVTGDFFSGILSQWLRSRRKAILWMMLMTLAGVAWLLSGGIHTATALYICYMWLGFSIGYIAMFLTTTAEQFGTNLRATVTTSVANNVRATVLLTLPLFQFLKKDSGVLHSGAIVGALCFSLALLSLWRMEETYGKELDYEEK
- a CDS encoding DUF6984 family protein, coding for MSNIRPIRGEELDLIHFLLEKLELDPIDYPVNEMVDEYEGGKMGSISLGGNVNGYAGDLIQAEYVDIDDTPVVITLTQDTEGHLLDLDFWKVDFTKLLEYPTPDKLIFGKTPEG
- a CDS encoding DUF433 domain-containing protein encodes the protein MTTYITERIAIDPDICNGKPIIRGMRITVQTVLEFLFAGTTRDELLYQYPALENEDIDACFEFTIEMMNRNYFIKDIKHVA
- a CDS encoding DUF5615 family PIN-like protein, with the translated sequence MSPKYLIDVNLPYYFSFWNNPEYIHQLDIERTAKDSDIWSYAQRGAMTIVTKDSDFSNRMLVSLPPPRVIHFRVGNITMKAFHSLVAGIWNEAIELSENYKLVVIFDDKIEAFN